The sequence AAAGTTGGAGAATATAAAGAATTCTATCCTAATGGAATTTTAAAAAGAGAAACAGTATATGTAAATGATGGAACAACTTCTAAAAATATAAAATATTTCCCTAATGGAAAAATCAAACTTGAAGTTAATTTTGTAGATGGACATATGGAAGGTCCTTATAAAGAATATCACTCAAATGAAAAATTATTTAAAGAATGTTCTTATAATAAAAAAGGAAAATTAGAAGGTAAATATAGAGAATATGATGTTGAAGGAAATCTTTTAAAAGAAACAACTTATGAAAATGGAGTTGAAATATAAAAGTTAAAAATATAATTAAATTTTAAAGGTAAGGAAAAATTCTTTACCTTTTTTACTTTATTTATACAAAAATAGAAAAATATTTTCTTTTATTTTCAATATATTTTTATATTTTTTTATAATTATTACAAAAAAATGTTGACATATTTTATCCTGTATGATATTATAACAGTGTAAGGAAAAGGAAATGATATTTAACTTCTTAATGAAATTAAATATTAAATTTAATTAATTTATTGATTTTATAATTATGGAGGTAAAAAATGAAAAACAAAGAAAATTTAAACAAATATTTATCAAACTTAGGAATTTTAATTACTAAAACTCATAATCTACATTGGAATGTAGTTGGAGCTAGATTTAAAGCTATACATGAATATACTGAATCATTGTATGACTACTATTTTGAAAAATTTGATGAAGTTGCTGAAGCTTTTAAGATGAAAGGTGAATTCCCATTAGTAAAAGTTGCTGATTATTTAAAACATGCAACTGTTAAAGAATTAGAAGCAAAAGATTTTACAATCCCAGAAGTAGTAACTAGTATAAAAGAAGATATAGAATTAATGTTAGCAGATGCTAGAAAAATAAGAGAAGTTGCTAATGAAGAAGATGATTTCTTAGTTGCTAATATGATGGAAGATCAAATTGAATATTTTGTAAAACAATTATGGTTTATCTCAGCTATGGCTAAATAATAAAAATACTGTTAAATAATAATAATTTTTAAGGATTTAAGATTTCTAAATGAAATTTTAAATCCTTTTTATTTGATAAACAAATACTTCTTGTGGTATAATAAAAATAAAATATATTCATTTTTAGGAGAGAATTATGTTAAAAAAATTCATTTCATACTATAAACCACATAAAAAAATGTTTTTTTTAGATTTATTAGCTGCATTTTTTATTTCAATCTGTGATTTATTTTACCCAGTACTTACTCGAACAATCTTATATGATTTCATTCCGCATAAAAAATTAAAAGTAATATTTCTATTTTTAATTGTTTTATTTTTTATCTATATAATAAAAATGTTGCTTAATTATTTTGTTGGTTTTTATGGACATGTTGTTGGTGTTAAAATACAAGCTGATATGAGAAGAGATTTATTCAAACATATCCAAAATATGCCAATATCTTATTTTGATAAAAATCAAACTGGGGATATTATGTCAAGAATTATAAATGATTTAGTTGATATCTCAGAACTTGCTCACCATGGTCCAGAAGATGTATTTATTTCAGGAGTTTTAGTTATAGGTTCTTTTATATATTTAGTAAACTTAAATGCTATATTAACTTGTATAGTTTTCTTTTTTATACCAATTTTGGCATTACTTACAATCTTATTGAGAAATAGAATGATGAAAGCTTTTGCTGAAACAAGAGTTACTGTTGGAGCTATAAATGCAAACTTATCTAATGCTATATCTGGTATTCGTGTATCAAAATCTTTTAATAACAGTAAATATGAATTTAATAAATTTGAATTAGGAAATATTAAATATATTATCGCTCGTAAAGCTGCTTATTTATGGTTAGCGGTATTTCAAGGTGGAATTTATTATATTATAGATATGTTGTATCTTGTTATGTTATTAAGTGGAAGTATATTTACTTATTACAATAAAATTACTGTAATTGATTTTGTAACATATATGTTGTTTGTTAATATGCTTATTACTCCTGTAAAAAGATTAATCAATTCTGTAGAACAATTTCAAAATGGAATGAGTGGTTTTAGAAGATTTTTTGAAATAATAAATATTCCTGAAGAAGAAGAAGGTAAACTTGAGGTAGGTAAACTAAAAGGAGATATTGTTTTTGATAATGTAACTTTTAGATATGAAGAAAATGAAAATGTTTTTGATAATTTTTCTTTAAAAATAAAAGCTGGAACAAATGTAGCATTAGTTGGAGAATCTGGTGTCGGAAAGAGTACAATCTGCCATTTAATACCTCGTTTCTATGAAATTTTAGGTGGGAAAATTACAATAGATAATATTGATATAAGGGAAATGTCCCTTTCTTCACTTAGAAAAAATATTGGAATTGTTAGTCAAGATGTATTTTTATTTACAGGTACAATAAAAGAAAATATTGCTTATGGAAAATTAGATGCTACTGATGAAGAAATTTATAGAGCTGCTAAATATGCCAATATTCATGATTATATAATGACTTTGGAAAAGGGGTATGACACACAGGTTGGAGAAAGAGGAATCCGTTTATCAGGAGGGCAAAAGCAAAGAATTTCCATTGCCAGAGTATTTTTAGCTAATCCACCTATTTTAATTTTAGATGAGGCTACAAGTGCACTGGACAGTATAACAGAAAGAAATATACAAAAATCTCTTGATGAACTTAGTGAAGGAAGAACTACTTTGGTTGTTGCACATAGATTAACAACTATAAGAAAAGCTGATGTTATAATAGTAATTACAAAAGATGGTATAGCTGAAATGGGTAATCATGAAGAATTGATGAATATGAAAGGTATTTATTATAAATTAAATCAAGCATAAATATAGAAGGCTGTTGTAAGATAAGTTTACAACAGCCTTCTATATTTTATTTTTCAGAACCTCTTAATTTAAAATCTTTCTTACCATATTCTAATTGGCGAGTATATAAATCTAATAAATCTGTTAAATTTTCTTTGTTGTTTTCTAGCATTTTCATTTCTTTTTTAACTTCTTCAATCTTTAAATCAATTTCTTTCACTTTTAATTCTAAATTTTTAATCTTTTCTGTTAAATTTTCTTTATCTAAATTTTCCATAACCTACCTCCTTGAATCTAATATACAATTTAAATATATATATGTCAATAGATAAAAATATTTTATACAAAAAAGTGTATTATTATAATTTTATTTTAATAATTAAGAAACAATTAAAATTAAAATAAATATATTTAAATCTATACATTTTTAGAAAATTATTATAAAATGTAAATGGTATGATAACTAATTAAGGGGTTGGTATAATGTTAGATATTTTTATTTATGTCTGCATAATCTTATTTGGAGTCTTTTTAGTTAGAAAAAAATTATTCCCTGAAAGATTATTAAAAAAAGTTTCACTCTTACAATCATTATCATTATATTTATTATTAGGAGCTATGGGTTATAAAATAGGTTCTGATGATAGACTTATCTCTAATTTACATATATTAGGAGGAAAAGCCCTAGTAATATCAGTTTTTGCAATAGTATTCTCAATTATTTTTGTAAAATTTTTCTATTGGAGGGATAAAAAATGATAATAGTTTCTTGTGCAGTAATTGTTGGAATACTTTTAGGATATTTTACAAAATCATATATTAATTTTGATATTTCATTGCTTATACAATTTGGTCTATATCTATTATTATTTTTTATTGGAATAGATATTGGAAAAAATGATAACATTTTAAATGACTTAAAAAAATTAAATAAAAAAGTTTTATTTTTACCTTTTATAACTATTATTGCATCATTAGCAGGAGGAGCTGTTGCTTCAATATTGCTATCACTTTCAATGGGAGAATCTGTTGCTATAAGTGCTGGTATGGGTTGGTATTCTTTTTCTGCCATTGAACTTTCAAAAGTAAGTGTAGAGTTAGGAGGAATTGCTTTTTTATCTAATATATTCAGAGAGTTATTAGCCATATTTTTAATACCTATTATTGCTAAAAAAATAGGTTCATTCGAATCTGTTTCTGTTGCAGGAGCAACTGCTATGGATTCAGTATTACCAATTATAAATAAAAGTAATCCTGCTGAAATATCTATAATTTCATTTTATACTGGGCTTGTAATTTCAATTGTAGTTCCAATTTTAATTCCAATTTTAGTAAATATTTTTTCATTATAGAAAGTTGACAATTTTGGTAATGAATGGTAAAATAAATTATGTTAAGTGTTACTTAACTATTGTGTTTAAAAAACTATAATAATAAAAACTTAGAAAGTGGAGTGATTCAAATGTTTGAAACTTGGGCAGAAACTCTTTATGATGAAACTTTTAATGATATGTTTGATGCATTGGTGGCAGAATATAAAAATGGAGAAATAACAGTTGAGCAATTAAAAATAAATCTTGCTGAACAACAACAAATTCTTTTAAATGCTTTTACTGAGGGAGAAGTTAAATCAACATATTGTAATGCTATGGTTGATGCACACCAATATGTTTTAGCGTTGATAAATAATGGTAAAATTATAAGAGAATAATTAAGGAGGTTTTATATGAAAACTTATGTTTTTTTAGCAGACGGCTTTGAAATTTTGGAAACTTTTGCACCTGTTGATGTTTTAAAAAGATGTGGAGCAGAGGTTGTAACTGTGTCAACTGAAAAAGATTTATTTGTTGCTAGTTCACAAAAAAATATTGTAAAAGCTGATGCTATGTTATCAGATATTGACTATAAAACAGCAGATTTAATTATAATTCCTGGTGGTTATCCTGGATATGTTAATTTAAGAGAAAATAAAGAAGTTGTTGATATAGTTAAGTATTTTTTAGATAACGATAAATATGTTGCTTCAATATGTGGAGGACCAACAATTTTTTCATATAATAACCTAGCAAATGGTACAAAATTAACTGGGCATTCTTCTACAAAAGAAGAATTATCTAAAAATCATATTTATGTAGATGTTCCTACTCATATAGATAGAAAAATTATTACAGGAGTTGGGGCAGGTCAAGCTATAAATTTTGCCTTTAAAATTGCTGAACAATTTTTTGACAAAGAAAAAATTGAAGAAGTGAAGAAAGGAATGGAAATAATTTAAAAATTTTGACAAATAGTTAAGATAAAAGCATCCAAAAATATGGATGCTTTTTTATAAAATAAATATAATTCTTTTAAATTATTTCAATATATGTTATAATTTATAACAAAATCTATTTTTTTTATAAAAAGGGAGGCTATTTTTGTGTTTACATATATTAAATTAAAAAATTATAAATCATTAATTGAGCTTGAAGTAGATTTAACTAAAAAAGAAAATACTCCTAAAAAATTAATTTCTATTTATGGAGAAAATGGAATTGGAAAATCAAATTTTGTAGATAGTTTTTATACCTTAAAAAGAATTATAAGTACAAGAACAATAAATGAAAAAGTTAGAATTTTAACTGAAAAACAAAAAGATTTACAAAGTAATGATTTTGATAAAGCATTATATTTTTTTGGACAATTAGGAAGCATTATAAAAAACGGATTTTTTTCAGATTCTACTGATATTATCACTGAATCTAAAACAATTAATTCAAAAGATAACATGGTAATAGAAGTTGGTTTTAAGATTAAATCAAAAAGTGGTATTTATCGTATAGAAACTGATGACACAGATATTATATCTGAGAAATTAGACTTTACTTTAAATAAAAATAAAGTTAATTTTTTTGAAATTACAAAAAAAGAAAAAAATCTCAATGAAAGTGTATTTATTGATAATGAATATAAAAAGGAAATTCTTTCCATTATAGAAAAATATTGGGGAAAACACTCTCTACTGTCTTTAATAGCATATGAAATTGAGGACAAAAAAGAAAACTATGTAAAGAAAAGAATTTTTAATGGAATATTTGAAGTAATAAACTTTTTCTTGTCTTTATCTATTCTTTCAAGAAATAAAATGGAGGTATTTAAAGATATTGAAAAAGAAAAATTATTTTATGGAACTTTATCTATTAATGAAGAAAAAAAACTTACAAATATTGAGAATGTTATAAATACTTTTTTTATAGCTTTATTTTCTGATATAAAACAAGCATATTATAAGAAAAAAATTGACAGTGATAAAATCAATTATATTTTATGTTTTAAGAAAAATATTTATAATAAATTAATTGATATAGAATATAATAGAGAATCAACAGGAACTAAAAATATTTTAAAAATTTTACCTTACTTAATTTCTGCTGCAAAAGGAAAAACAGTTATTATAGATGAAATTGATAATGGAATTCATGATTTATTAATGTTAAAAATTTTAGAAAATCTTTCAGAAGATTTAAAAGGACAACTTATTATAACAACTCATAATACCTTATTATTAGAAGAAGAATTTATTAAAGATTCAATCTATATCTTTAAAGTAGATGAAAATGCAAATAAACAACTTATATCATTAAAGAAATTTGAAGGAAGAATACATCCTAATCTGAGCATTAGAAAGAGATATTTAAAAGGTTTGTATGGTGGAATTCCTTTTCCTATGGATATTGATTTTAATGAATTAATTGAAAGTATGTGATTATAGTGGCTAGAATATCATATTTAAAAGGACTAGTTATTTGTCATGGAAAATCTGAAAAATTAATATGTGATTTTATAAAATCCAATCTTAGGATACAAATAGAGATTGATAGTGATAAAAAAGGTAAAAAGTCAATCCAAATAACAAGTATAATGAAATTTTTAAGTGGAGAAAAATATAAAAATATAGTTTCCTTTAAAAATAAATTTGATGATATAGAACCAATTAAAGATAGAAAGAAATTACCCAATTATTTTAAAGTTTTTATTATAATGGATACAGATGATTGCAATGAAAATCAAAAAAAATCCTTTAAAGATAAGTCTATGTTTAAAAAACATTGGTTATACGATTATATTGTTCCTATTTATAATGACAACAACTTAGAAGAAATTTTAGTAGATGCAGGAATAAAATTTCAAAAAAATGGAAATAAAAGAAAAACTGAATATCCAAAAGTTTTTCCAATGAATGGAATATCTGATATAGAAGGTATTAAAAAATTCGGAAAAGATTTAAAGAATAGCAAAAAAACCAATATGGAAAAATTTATAAATTTTTGTTTAACACTTATAGAATAATAGTTATATAAAAGGTTGAATCTTTTAATTAAGGATTCAATCTTTTATTATAGAAATCTGCAACCTTTACAAAAGTTGATAAAAATAGTATAATTTAAAAAAGTTTTAATTATAGAAGGAGAAAAATTTATGAATAAAAAAATTATAATTGTAGGTGGGGTTGCAGCAGGCATGAGTGCAGCTTCAAAAGCAAAAAGAATAGATAAAAGTTTAGATATAACAGTTTATGAAATGACAGATGCAATATCTTGGGGAGCTTGTGGCTTACCATATTATGTTGGAGATTTTTACCCTAATGCTTCTTTAATGGTAGCAAAAACTTATGAAGAGTTTCAAAAAGAAGGTATCAATGTAAAAATTAAACATAAGGTTGAAAATATAGATTTTAAAAACAAGAGAATTTTTGTTAGAAACTTAAACGAAAATAAAGTTTTTGAAGATAATTATGATAAATTAGTTATAGCAACTGGTGCAAGTTCAACAAGTCCCAAAGATATTAAAAACTTAGATGCTGAAGGAGTTTATCATTTAAAAACTTTTAATGAAGGTTTAGAAGTAAAAAAAGAAATGATGAAAAAAGAAAATGAAAATATAATTATTATTGGAGCTGGATATATTGGAATTGAAATCGCAGAGGCTGCTTTAAAACTTGGAAAGAATGTAAGAATTTTTCAACATTCAGCTAGAATTTTAAATAAAACTTTTGATAAAGAAATTACAGATTTATTAGAAAATCATATTAGAGAACACGAAAAAATATCTTTACACTTAAATGAAAGTCCAGTTGAAGTAAGAACTTTTGAAGATAAAGTTATAGGTTTAAAAACAGATAAAAAAGAATATGTGGCAAATTTAATAATTGTTGCAACAGGTGTTAAACCTAATACAGAATTTTTAAAAGATACAGGTATTGAATTATTTAAAAATGGTGCTATTATAATAAATAGATTTGGAGAAACTAATATTCCTAATGTTTATGCAGCAGGAGATTGTGCAACTGTATATCATTCAGTTTTAGAAAAAAATGTGTACATTGCACTTGCAACAACAGCCAATAAATTAGGTAGACTTATTGGAGAAAATTTAACTGGTACTAATAAGGTATTTATTGGAACATTAGGTTCTGCAGGAATAAAAGTTTTAGAATTTGAAGCAGCAAGAACAGGAATAACAGAACAAGAAGCTAAAGATAATAATATAAATTATAAGACTATTTTTGTTGATGGAGAAGATCATTCAGCATACTATCCTGGTGGAGAAGATGTATATATAAAACTTATTTATAATGCAGATACAAAAATTTTATTAGGGGCACAGCTTGCAGGGAAAAGAGGGGCAGCATTAAGAACTGATTCATTAGCAGTTGCCATACAAAACAAAATGACAGTTCAAGAATTGGCAAATATGGATTTCTTGTATGCACCTCCATTTGCAACAACTTGGGATATTATGAATGTAGCAGGTAATGTAGCAAAGTAGTATAATAAGGAGGTTAAGAGGTTAAATTGAAAACAAAACACATCATTATTGTAACTGGTTTAAGTGGTGCAGGAAAAACAACTGCTTTAAATATTTTAGAAGACATGAGCTATTACACTATTGATAATCTTCCTTTGGGACTTGAAAAATCTTTATTAGATACTGAAATTGAAAAATTAGCAGTAGGTATTGA is a genomic window of Fusobacterium nucleatum containing:
- a CDS encoding Dps family protein, whose product is MKNKENLNKYLSNLGILITKTHNLHWNVVGARFKAIHEYTESLYDYYFEKFDEVAEAFKMKGEFPLVKVADYLKHATVKELEAKDFTIPEVVTSIKEDIELMLADARKIREVANEEDDFLVANMMEDQIEYFVKQLWFISAMAK
- a CDS encoding lysine exporter LysO family protein produces the protein MIIVSCAVIVGILLGYFTKSYINFDISLLIQFGLYLLLFFIGIDIGKNDNILNDLKKLNKKVLFLPFITIIASLAGGAVASILLSLSMGESVAISAGMGWYSFSAIELSKVSVELGGIAFLSNIFRELLAIFLIPIIAKKIGSFESVSVAGATAMDSVLPIINKSNPAEISIISFYTGLVISIVVPILIPILVNIFSL
- a CDS encoding CoA-disulfide reductase; its protein translation is MNKKIIIVGGVAAGMSAASKAKRIDKSLDITVYEMTDAISWGACGLPYYVGDFYPNASLMVAKTYEEFQKEGINVKIKHKVENIDFKNKRIFVRNLNENKVFEDNYDKLVIATGASSTSPKDIKNLDAEGVYHLKTFNEGLEVKKEMMKKENENIIIIGAGYIGIEIAEAALKLGKNVRIFQHSARILNKTFDKEITDLLENHIREHEKISLHLNESPVEVRTFEDKVIGLKTDKKEYVANLIIVATGVKPNTEFLKDTGIELFKNGAIIINRFGETNIPNVYAAGDCATVYHSVLEKNVYIALATTANKLGRLIGENLTGTNKVFIGTLGSAGIKVLEFEAARTGITEQEAKDNNINYKTIFVDGEDHSAYYPGGEDVYIKLIYNADTKILLGAQLAGKRGAALRTDSLAVAIQNKMTVQELANMDFLYAPPFATTWDIMNVAGNVAK
- a CDS encoding AAA family ATPase, with product MFTYIKLKNYKSLIELEVDLTKKENTPKKLISIYGENGIGKSNFVDSFYTLKRIISTRTINEKVRILTEKQKDLQSNDFDKALYFFGQLGSIIKNGFFSDSTDIITESKTINSKDNMVIEVGFKIKSKSGIYRIETDDTDIISEKLDFTLNKNKVNFFEITKKEKNLNESVFIDNEYKKEILSIIEKYWGKHSLLSLIAYEIEDKKENYVKKRIFNGIFEVINFFLSLSILSRNKMEVFKDIEKEKLFYGTLSINEEKKLTNIENVINTFFIALFSDIKQAYYKKKIDSDKINYILCFKKNIYNKLIDIEYNRESTGTKNILKILPYLISAAKGKTVIIDEIDNGIHDLLMLKILENLSEDLKGQLIITTHNTLLLEEEFIKDSIYIFKVDENANKQLISLKKFEGRIHPNLSIRKRYLKGLYGGIPFPMDIDFNELIESM
- a CDS encoding DJ-1 family glyoxalase III, whose amino-acid sequence is MKTYVFLADGFEILETFAPVDVLKRCGAEVVTVSTEKDLFVASSQKNIVKADAMLSDIDYKTADLIIIPGGYPGYVNLRENKEVVDIVKYFLDNDKYVASICGGPTIFSYNNLANGTKLTGHSSTKEELSKNHIYVDVPTHIDRKIITGVGAGQAINFAFKIAEQFFDKEKIEEVKKGMEII
- a CDS encoding toxin-antitoxin system YwqK family antitoxin; the protein is MNNQYNKDGKKEGLWVKIYDNGVVQEERNYVNGVREGVYKSYYMNGEIEIIKNYKNGNLHGKYQTFYSDGKLNSEYNLVDGRKVGEYKEFYPNGILKRETVYVNDGTTSKNIKYFPNGKIKLEVNFVDGHMEGPYKEYHSNEKLFKECSYNKKGKLEGKYREYDVEGNLLKETTYENGVEI
- a CDS encoding ABC transporter ATP-binding protein codes for the protein MLKKFISYYKPHKKMFFLDLLAAFFISICDLFYPVLTRTILYDFIPHKKLKVIFLFLIVLFFIYIIKMLLNYFVGFYGHVVGVKIQADMRRDLFKHIQNMPISYFDKNQTGDIMSRIINDLVDISELAHHGPEDVFISGVLVIGSFIYLVNLNAILTCIVFFFIPILALLTILLRNRMMKAFAETRVTVGAINANLSNAISGIRVSKSFNNSKYEFNKFELGNIKYIIARKAAYLWLAVFQGGIYYIIDMLYLVMLLSGSIFTYYNKITVIDFVTYMLFVNMLITPVKRLINSVEQFQNGMSGFRRFFEIINIPEEEEGKLEVGKLKGDIVFDNVTFRYEENENVFDNFSLKIKAGTNVALVGESGVGKSTICHLIPRFYEILGGKITIDNIDIREMSLSSLRKNIGIVSQDVFLFTGTIKENIAYGKLDATDEEIYRAAKYANIHDYIMTLEKGYDTQVGERGIRLSGGQKQRISIARVFLANPPILILDEATSALDSITERNIQKSLDELSEGRTTLVVAHRLTTIRKADVIIVITKDGIAEMGNHEELMNMKGIYYKLNQA